In Herbaspirillum sp. WKF16, one genomic interval encodes:
- a CDS encoding LysR family transcriptional regulator: MNIRFLETFVWLAKLRNFRLTAERLHTTQAAVSSRIASLEQDFGVRLFDRSAREVALTADGSKALVYAERMVKLMREMKDDMSDKQVYAGVIRIGVIESIVHSWFPDFLGRLHKTFPRLQIEIASDTTIHLHEQFSKGNLDLVLQAEPVIGPQVSNIALCEFPMRWVGSPKLDIGSETLSMSDLAAFPVISFARNSGPHAVIERLFSGSERGNLHVNCIASVATMIRLATDGFGIAAVPPAIIQRELNEETLHVLRVDTEFPALALIACFRSDHENPLTETVARIAQQTASDFALNWGHEIARLPSPLAAGKPAAGDSGPA; this comes from the coding sequence ATGAACATCCGCTTCCTCGAAACCTTCGTCTGGCTGGCCAAGCTGCGCAACTTCCGGCTCACCGCCGAGCGCCTGCATACCACCCAGGCCGCGGTCTCCAGCCGCATCGCCTCGCTTGAGCAGGACTTCGGCGTGCGCCTGTTCGACCGCAGCGCGCGCGAGGTGGCGCTGACCGCCGACGGCAGCAAGGCGCTGGTGTACGCCGAGCGCATGGTCAAGCTGATGCGCGAGATGAAGGACGACATGTCCGACAAGCAGGTCTACGCCGGCGTGATCCGCATCGGCGTGATCGAGTCCATCGTCCACAGCTGGTTCCCGGATTTCCTGGGCCGCCTGCACAAGACCTTCCCGCGCCTGCAGATCGAGATCGCCAGCGACACCACCATCCACCTGCACGAGCAATTCAGCAAGGGCAACCTCGACCTGGTGCTGCAGGCCGAGCCGGTGATTGGCCCGCAGGTGAGCAATATCGCGCTGTGCGAATTCCCGATGCGCTGGGTCGGCAGCCCCAAGCTCGACATCGGCAGCGAGACGCTCTCCATGTCGGACCTGGCCGCCTTCCCGGTGATCAGCTTTGCGCGCAACTCGGGGCCGCATGCGGTGATCGAGCGGCTGTTCTCGGGCAGCGAGCGCGGCAACCTGCACGTCAACTGCATCGCCTCGGTGGCCACCATGATCCGGCTGGCGACCGACGGCTTCGGCATCGCAGCGGTGCCGCCGGCCATCATCCAGCGCGAGCTCAACGAAGAGACCTTGCACGTGCTGCGGGTCGATACCGAGTTTCCCGCGCTGGCGCTGATCGCCTGCTTCCGCTCGGACCATGAGAATCCGCTGACCGAGACCGTGGCCCGCATCGCACAGCAGACCGCCTCGGATTTCGCACTCAATTGGGGACACGAGATCGCCCGCCTGCCCTCGCCGCTGGCCGCGGGCAAACCCGCCGCCGGCGACAGCGGCCCGGCCTGA
- a CDS encoding MurR/RpiR family transcriptional regulator — protein sequence MQQAKNISLQGAGAVAHAVGKLYPQLSKSHRKTADYVLGNPFRAATMTIDELSEAAGISVATANRFAHALGFDGYASFRAALVSDFATTLAPVEKLRDEVQRPATSAETMAAAFENDIRNIEATRRMLTPEHCDQAVDLILSAERIFITGFGASAYLAGLMAHALEPYVRTVSSVALAGGPSQAGRQFFKLDSRDLVIPMVFPRYAADTVWLTQRAVEKGAKILAITDTPGSPLVPLADVTIYAQTERALSPTSDAAALILIQALCDAVAHRARRSVQAASQMAEFVLPWLYLPQQQQRPATNPAGKPAKNKGKIKA from the coding sequence ATGCAACAGGCGAAGAACATATCGCTGCAAGGCGCGGGAGCGGTGGCGCATGCCGTGGGAAAGCTGTATCCGCAGCTCTCCAAGTCGCACCGCAAGACCGCCGACTACGTGCTGGGCAACCCTTTTCGCGCCGCCACGATGACCATCGACGAGCTCTCCGAGGCGGCCGGCATCTCGGTGGCCACGGCCAACCGTTTCGCGCATGCGCTGGGCTTCGACGGCTACGCCTCGTTCCGCGCGGCGCTGGTGTCGGACTTCGCCACCACGCTGGCGCCGGTGGAAAAGCTGCGCGACGAGGTGCAGCGCCCGGCCACCAGCGCCGAGACCATGGCCGCCGCCTTCGAGAACGACATCCGCAACATCGAGGCCACGCGCCGCATGCTCACGCCCGAGCATTGCGACCAGGCGGTGGACCTGATCCTGTCGGCCGAACGCATCTTCATCACCGGCTTCGGCGCCTCGGCCTACCTGGCCGGGCTGATGGCGCACGCGCTGGAGCCCTACGTGCGCACCGTGTCGTCGGTGGCGCTGGCGGGCGGCCCGTCGCAGGCCGGCCGCCAGTTCTTCAAGCTCGACAGCCGCGACCTCGTGATCCCGATGGTGTTTCCGCGCTATGCGGCCGACACCGTGTGGCTGACCCAGCGCGCGGTGGAGAAGGGGGCGAAGATCCTGGCCATCACCGACACTCCCGGTTCGCCGCTGGTGCCGCTGGCCGACGTCACCATTTACGCCCAGACCGAGCGCGCGCTGTCGCCGACCTCGGACGCGGCCGCGCTGATCCTGATCCAGGCGCTGTGCGACGCCGTTGCGCACCGCGCCCGCCGCTCGGTGCAGGCCGCCTCGCAAATGGCCGAGTTCGTGCTGCCCTGGCTCTACCTGCCGCAGCAGCAACAGCGCCCGGCAACGAATCCGGCGGGCAAGCCCGCCAAGAACAAAGGAAAGATCAAAGCATGA
- a CDS encoding amidase, protein MFPKLSQLAADLDAGRTTSVELTEQALARIADANGEGARVFTSVYADQARAAARASDALRAAGLRRSPIDGLPVSVKDLFDVAGETTTAGSVVLRGKPAARANAAAVQKLINAGAVVIGKTNMTEFAYSGLGINPHYGTPKNAWQREADGGRIPGGSSSGAAISVTDGMAFAAVGSDTGGSVRIPSAFNGLTGFKPTASRVSMQGVLPLSEYLDSIGPLAASVECCAIMDAVLSGDDYAAPIPHTLRGLRLLAPTNVVLDGMDEQVGAAYRAALAKLSAAGAVVVEKAVPAFGELAAINAKGGFTAAEAYAWHRELIAENKDGYDQRVVSRILRGKEMGAADLLDVIHARRAWIANTEAQLDGFDALVMPTVPVVAPKIADLLASDEAYYGANGAILRNPTLINFLDGCAVSLPCHRPGEAPVGLSLAAPGGNDRRLLSIALAVEGLLAG, encoded by the coding sequence ATGTTCCCCAAACTCTCCCAACTCGCCGCCGACCTCGACGCCGGCCGCACCACCTCCGTTGAACTGACCGAACAGGCGCTGGCCAGGATCGCCGATGCCAACGGCGAAGGCGCGCGCGTCTTCACCAGCGTCTACGCCGACCAGGCGCGCGCCGCCGCCCGGGCCTCCGACGCGCTGCGCGCGGCCGGGCTGCGCCGCTCGCCCATCGACGGCCTGCCGGTGTCGGTCAAGGACCTGTTCGACGTCGCCGGCGAGACCACCACGGCCGGTTCCGTGGTGTTGCGCGGCAAGCCGGCGGCCCGCGCCAACGCGGCTGCGGTGCAAAAGCTGATCAACGCCGGCGCGGTGGTGATCGGCAAGACCAACATGACCGAGTTCGCCTACTCGGGCCTGGGCATCAACCCGCACTACGGCACGCCCAAGAACGCCTGGCAGCGCGAGGCGGACGGCGGCCGTATCCCCGGCGGCTCGTCCTCCGGCGCGGCGATCTCGGTAACCGACGGCATGGCCTTCGCCGCCGTCGGCTCCGATACCGGCGGCTCGGTGCGCATCCCCTCGGCCTTCAACGGCCTGACCGGCTTCAAGCCGACCGCCTCACGCGTATCGATGCAAGGCGTGCTGCCGCTGTCGGAATACCTGGATTCGATCGGCCCGCTGGCCGCCTCGGTCGAGTGCTGCGCCATCATGGACGCGGTGCTGTCCGGCGACGACTACGCCGCGCCCATTCCCCACACGCTGCGCGGCCTGCGCCTGCTGGCGCCGACCAACGTGGTGCTGGACGGCATGGACGAGCAGGTCGGCGCGGCCTACCGCGCGGCGCTGGCCAAGCTGTCGGCGGCCGGCGCGGTGGTCGTCGAGAAGGCCGTGCCGGCCTTCGGCGAACTGGCGGCCATCAACGCCAAGGGCGGCTTCACCGCCGCCGAGGCCTACGCCTGGCATCGCGAGCTGATCGCCGAGAACAAGGACGGCTACGACCAGCGCGTGGTCTCGCGCATCCTGCGCGGCAAGGAGATGGGCGCGGCCGACCTGCTCGACGTGATCCACGCGCGACGCGCCTGGATCGCCAATACCGAGGCCCAGCTGGACGGCTTCGACGCCCTGGTGATGCCGACCGTGCCGGTAGTGGCGCCGAAGATCGCCGACCTGCTGGCCAGCGACGAGGCCTACTACGGCGCCAACGGCGCCATCCTGCGCAACCCGACCCTGATCAACTTCCTGGACGGCTGCGCGGTCTCCCTGCCCTGCCACCGGCCGGGCGAGGCACCGGTCGGCCTGTCGCTGGCCGCGCCAGGCGGCAACGACCGCCGCCTGCTGTCCATCGCGCTGGCGGTGGAAGGCTTGCTGGCCGGCTGA
- a CDS encoding DNA topoisomerase IV subunit B gives MATKKTSLSDYSESSIRVLKGLEPVKQRPGMYTRTENPLHIIQEVIDNASDEALGGYGKSINVTLNADGSIAVEDDGRGIPVGLHPEEGVPTVEIVFTRLHAGGKFDKGSGGAYAFSGGLHGVGVSVTNALATRLEIMVWRKDEQGNGVHTLAFSGGDVIEQLKSRPAARDDKKSGTRVTVWPDSKYFDSPAIPLGELQRLLRSKAVLLPGVKVTLTNAKTGDTQTWQYDQGLRGYLMEQLAQTGNGETLIPLFEGEQFAGKDAEGFAEGEGASWVVAWTEEGAVVRESYVNLIPTSNGGTHESGLREGLFSAVKSFAEMHSLLPKGVKLLAEDVFARVSFVLSAKVLDPQFQGQIKERLNSRDAVRLVAGYSRPALELWLNHHVDYGKKLAELVIKQAQSRLRSAQKVEKKKSSGVAVLPGKLTDCESSDISRNELFLVEGDSAGGSAKMGRDKEFQAILPLRGKVLNAWETERDRLFANNEIHDIAVAIGVDPHGMNDTPDLSGLRYGKICILSDADVDGSHIQVLLLTLFFKHFPKLIESGNICVARPPLYRVDAPARGKKPVQKLYALDDGELEAIEDKLRKDGLKEGAWSISRFKGLGEMNAEQLWETTMNPDTRRLLPIGFGEPGVETSEQRFNMLMGKGEAASRRAWIEEHGNEAEADI, from the coding sequence ATGGCAACCAAGAAAACATCCCTGTCCGATTACAGTGAATCATCGATCCGCGTCCTCAAGGGCCTGGAGCCGGTCAAGCAGCGCCCGGGCATGTACACCCGGACGGAAAACCCGCTGCACATCATCCAGGAAGTCATCGACAACGCCTCCGACGAGGCGCTGGGCGGTTATGGCAAGAGCATCAACGTCACCCTGAACGCGGACGGCAGCATCGCGGTCGAGGACGACGGCCGCGGCATCCCGGTCGGCCTGCACCCTGAAGAGGGAGTGCCCACCGTCGAAATCGTATTTACCCGCCTGCACGCCGGCGGCAAGTTCGACAAAGGCTCGGGCGGCGCCTATGCCTTCTCGGGCGGCCTGCACGGCGTCGGCGTCTCGGTCACCAACGCCCTGGCCACGCGGCTGGAGATCATGGTGTGGCGCAAGGATGAACAGGGCAACGGCGTGCATACGCTGGCCTTCTCCGGCGGCGATGTCATCGAGCAGCTGAAGTCGCGCCCCGCGGCGCGCGACGACAAGAAGTCGGGCACCCGCGTCACCGTCTGGCCGGACTCCAAGTATTTCGACTCGCCGGCGATCCCGCTGGGCGAGCTGCAGCGCCTGCTGCGCTCCAAGGCGGTGCTGCTGCCGGGCGTGAAGGTCACGCTGACCAATGCCAAGACCGGCGACACCCAGACCTGGCAATACGACCAGGGCCTGCGCGGCTACCTGATGGAGCAGCTGGCCCAGACCGGCAACGGCGAGACCCTGATCCCGCTGTTCGAAGGCGAACAGTTCGCCGGCAAGGATGCCGAAGGTTTCGCCGAAGGCGAAGGCGCCTCCTGGGTGGTGGCCTGGACCGAGGAAGGCGCAGTGGTGCGCGAGTCCTACGTCAACCTGATCCCCACCTCCAACGGCGGCACCCATGAATCGGGCCTGCGCGAAGGTTTGTTCTCGGCCGTGAAGAGCTTCGCCGAGATGCACTCGCTGCTGCCCAAGGGCGTCAAGCTGCTGGCCGAGGACGTGTTCGCGCGCGTCTCCTTCGTGCTCTCGGCCAAGGTGCTCGATCCGCAATTCCAGGGCCAGATCAAGGAGCGCCTGAACTCGCGCGACGCCGTGCGCCTGGTCGCCGGCTACTCGCGCCCGGCGCTGGAACTGTGGCTGAACCATCACGTCGACTACGGCAAGAAGCTGGCCGAGCTGGTGATCAAGCAGGCCCAGAGCCGCCTGCGCTCGGCGCAGAAGGTGGAGAAGAAAAAATCCTCCGGCGTGGCCGTGCTGCCGGGCAAGCTGACCGATTGCGAATCCTCGGACATCTCGCGCAACGAACTCTTCCTGGTCGAGGGCGACTCCGCCGGCGGCTCCGCCAAGATGGGCCGCGACAAGGAGTTCCAGGCCATCCTGCCGCTGCGCGGCAAGGTCCTGAACGCCTGGGAAACCGAGCGCGACCGCCTGTTCGCCAACAACGAGATCCACGACATCGCGGTGGCCATCGGCGTCGACCCGCACGGCATGAACGACACGCCGGACCTCTCCGGCCTGCGCTACGGCAAGATCTGCATCCTCTCGGATGCGGACGTGGACGGCTCCCACATCCAGGTGCTGCTGCTGACGCTGTTCTTCAAGCACTTCCCCAAGCTGATCGAGAGCGGCAACATCTGCGTGGCGCGCCCGCCGCTGTACCGCGTGGACGCCCCGGCGCGCGGCAAGAAGCCGGTGCAGAAGCTGTACGCGCTGGACGACGGCGAGCTCGAAGCCATCGAAGACAAGCTGCGCAAGGACGGCCTCAAGGAAGGCGCCTGGAGCATCTCCCGCTTCAAGGGCCTGGGCGAGATGAACGCCGAGCAGTTGTGGGAAACCACCATGAATCCCGACACCCGCCGCCTGCTGCCGATCGGCTTCGGCGAACCCGGCGTCGAGACCTCGGAACAGCGCTTCAACATGCTGATGGGCAAGGGCGAAGCCGCCTCGCGCCGCGCGTGGATCGAAGAGCACGGCAACGAGGCCGAGGCGGACATCTGA
- a CDS encoding isoaspartyl peptidase/L-asparaginase family protein, which translates to MTTPVIAIHGGAGTISRSSLTAEEEARYHQALSAIVSAGQAVLNAGGSALDAVTEAVRLLEDCPLFNAGHGAVYTSEGKHELDACVMNGADLEAGSVACVTNVRNPVLAARAVMEKSEHVLLVGPAAEAFAAGNGVQTVGPDYFHTDARHQQWQRVRGQSKAMLDHDAASFAFAHKDAPAEKAPIDPDNKFGTVGAVALDKFGNLAAATSTGGITNKQPGRVGDSPLVGAGCYAANATAAVSATGTGESFMRAVACYDVAARMAYAGRSLEQAAHEVVFQLLPTVNGRGGLIAVDARGNLALPFNTEGMYRAYGRGELAPVTEIYADPA; encoded by the coding sequence ATGACGACTCCGGTAATCGCCATCCATGGCGGCGCGGGCACCATCTCGCGCAGTTCGCTGACAGCCGAGGAAGAGGCGCGCTACCACCAGGCGCTGTCGGCCATCGTGTCCGCCGGACAGGCCGTGCTCAACGCCGGCGGCTCGGCGCTGGACGCCGTCACCGAGGCCGTGCGCCTGCTGGAGGACTGCCCGCTGTTCAATGCCGGCCACGGCGCGGTCTACACCAGCGAGGGCAAGCATGAGCTGGACGCCTGCGTGATGAACGGCGCCGACCTGGAGGCCGGATCGGTGGCCTGCGTCACCAACGTGCGCAACCCGGTGCTGGCCGCGCGCGCGGTGATGGAAAAGAGCGAGCATGTGCTGCTGGTCGGCCCGGCCGCCGAGGCCTTCGCCGCCGGCAACGGCGTGCAGACCGTCGGCCCCGACTACTTCCATACCGACGCCCGCCACCAGCAATGGCAGCGCGTGCGCGGGCAATCGAAGGCGATGCTGGACCATGACGCCGCTTCCTTCGCCTTCGCGCACAAGGATGCGCCGGCGGAAAAGGCCCCCATCGACCCCGACAACAAGTTCGGCACCGTCGGCGCCGTGGCGCTGGACAAGTTCGGCAACCTGGCCGCCGCCACCTCGACCGGCGGCATCACCAACAAGCAGCCCGGCCGCGTCGGCGATTCGCCGCTGGTGGGCGCCGGCTGCTATGCGGCCAACGCCACGGCCGCGGTGTCGGCCACCGGCACCGGCGAATCCTTCATGCGCGCCGTGGCCTGCTACGACGTGGCCGCGCGCATGGCCTATGCCGGCCGGTCGCTGGAACAGGCGGCGCACGAGGTGGTCTTCCAGTTGCTGCCGACGGTTAATGGCCGCGGTGGATTGATCGCAGTGGATGCCCGGGGCAACCTGGCGCTGCCCTTCAACACCGAAGGCATGTATCGTGCATATGGCCGCGGCGAGCTCGCGCCCGTGACCGAGATCTACGCGGACCCGGCCTGA
- a CDS encoding DUF2848 domain-containing protein — MKLSFSLPDNTVVDADLKNLVIAGWAGRDMAAIEHHIEELEALGISRPSAVPLFYRVSANQLSQDRDVQVLGGESSGEVETFVFNAGGELYVSIASDHTDRKLEAHSVAFSKQACIKPVAASAWKLADVADYWDELVIRSWIEENGSTVLYQEGPLASLRTPSDLIARFTDGQAILPEGCGMTCGTVGAIGGIRPAASFTMELFDPRRNRSLRHSYVTESLPEMA; from the coding sequence ATGAAGCTCTCTTTCTCCCTCCCCGACAACACCGTCGTCGACGCCGACCTGAAGAACCTGGTCATCGCCGGCTGGGCCGGCCGCGACATGGCCGCCATCGAGCACCACATCGAAGAGCTGGAAGCTCTGGGCATCTCGCGCCCCAGCGCCGTGCCGCTGTTCTACCGTGTGTCCGCCAACCAGCTGTCGCAGGATCGCGACGTGCAGGTGCTGGGCGGCGAATCCTCCGGCGAGGTCGAGACCTTCGTCTTCAACGCCGGCGGCGAACTGTATGTCTCGATCGCCTCCGACCACACCGACCGCAAGCTCGAAGCCCACAGCGTGGCCTTCTCCAAGCAGGCCTGCATCAAGCCGGTGGCCGCCTCCGCCTGGAAGCTGGCCGATGTCGCCGACTACTGGGACGAGCTGGTGATCCGCTCCTGGATCGAAGAAAACGGTTCCACCGTGCTGTACCAGGAAGGTCCGCTGGCCTCGCTGCGCACGCCGTCCGACCTGATCGCACGCTTCACCGACGGCCAGGCCATCCTGCCCGAGGGCTGCGGCATGACCTGCGGCACGGTCGGCGCCATCGGCGGCATCCGTCCCGCGGCGTCGTTCACCATGGAACTGTTCGATCCACGCCGCAATCGTTCGCTGCGTCACAGCTATGTGACGGAATCGCTGCCCGAAATGGCATGA
- a CDS encoding molecular chaperone HscC, translating into MIIAIDLGTTNSLVAVWRDGKAEIIPNALGEHLTPSCVGVDDDGTILVGRAAQERLQTHPEMTASLFKRYMGSDKRIPMGKQSFRPEELSSIVLRALKADAETHLGHAVTEAVITVPAYFSDAQRKATRHAGQLAGMKVDRLLNEPTAAALAFGMHQALPESKFLIFDLGGGTFDVSILELFDGVMEVRATAGDNFLGGEDFLQLMAVDFLARSGLGAKLGDAPLGAQQARKLRNEMERGKRALSDQTSTILRIQYGEQEYTCELDEEHLARQAESLLTRLRQPVERAMRDARIRAQELDKVVLAGGSTRMPLVRKLVSRMFGRFPDISVNPDEVVVLGAAVQAGLKMRDAALDEIVLTDVAPYSLGIATSQRIGPTQYSHGHYLPIIERNTVIPASRVNNVSTILDNQAEVDVHIFQGESRMAADNIRLGHINIPVPKRKAGEVSLDIRFTYDVNGILEVEVKVLGTDDVRKLVILEAPGVMSQQEVQRRLAELAELKIHPRDQLQTRTLLARADRIYEQSLGERRQILSHMVSGYQATLETQDSHQIRKAHVHLSELLDQFEQESVL; encoded by the coding sequence ATGATCATCGCCATCGATTTGGGCACCACCAACAGCCTTGTCGCCGTGTGGCGCGACGGCAAGGCGGAAATTATTCCCAATGCACTGGGTGAACACCTGACGCCCTCATGCGTCGGCGTCGATGACGACGGCACGATCCTGGTCGGCCGCGCCGCGCAAGAACGGCTGCAAACGCATCCGGAGATGACGGCCTCGCTGTTCAAGCGATATATGGGTAGCGACAAGCGCATTCCGATGGGCAAGCAAAGCTTTCGTCCGGAAGAATTGTCGTCCATCGTGCTGCGTGCCCTCAAGGCCGATGCCGAGACGCATCTGGGACATGCTGTGACCGAAGCGGTGATCACGGTGCCTGCCTATTTCAGCGACGCGCAACGCAAGGCCACCCGCCACGCCGGCCAGTTGGCGGGCATGAAGGTCGATCGCTTGCTCAACGAGCCCACTGCGGCGGCGCTGGCGTTCGGCATGCACCAGGCCCTGCCTGAAAGCAAATTCCTGATCTTCGACCTGGGCGGCGGCACTTTTGACGTTTCCATCCTCGAACTATTCGACGGCGTGATGGAAGTGCGCGCAACCGCTGGCGACAACTTCCTCGGAGGCGAGGATTTTCTGCAGCTCATGGCGGTCGACTTTCTGGCTCGCAGCGGCCTTGGCGCCAAGCTGGGTGATGCACCGCTGGGAGCGCAGCAGGCACGCAAACTACGTAATGAAATGGAACGCGGCAAGCGCGCGCTGTCGGACCAGACCTCCACTATCCTGCGCATCCAGTACGGCGAACAGGAATACACCTGCGAGCTGGACGAAGAGCACTTGGCGCGGCAAGCTGAATCGTTGTTGACGCGCTTGCGCCAACCGGTCGAGCGCGCCATGCGCGATGCGCGCATCCGCGCTCAGGAGCTGGACAAGGTCGTGCTGGCCGGCGGCTCCACGCGCATGCCGCTGGTGCGCAAGCTGGTGTCGCGCATGTTCGGCCGTTTCCCCGACATCTCGGTCAATCCTGACGAAGTAGTGGTGCTGGGCGCGGCGGTGCAGGCCGGCCTGAAGATGCGCGACGCAGCGCTCGACGAGATCGTGCTCACCGACGTCGCCCCCTATTCGCTGGGCATCGCCACCTCGCAGCGCATCGGCCCCACCCAATACAGCCACGGGCACTACCTGCCCATCATCGAGCGCAATACCGTCATCCCGGCTTCGCGCGTGAACAACGTCTCCACCATCCTCGACAACCAGGCGGAGGTCGACGTCCATATCTTCCAGGGCGAGTCGCGCATGGCGGCCGACAACATCCGCCTGGGACATATCAACATTCCCGTACCCAAACGCAAGGCCGGCGAGGTTTCGCTCGACATCCGCTTCACCTACGACGTCAACGGCATCCTTGAAGTGGAAGTCAAGGTGCTCGGCACCGATGACGTACGCAAGCTGGTTATCCTGGAAGCGCCGGGCGTGATGTCGCAGCAGGAAGTCCAGCGGCGCCTGGCCGAACTGGCCGAGCTGAAGATACATCCGCGCGACCAGTTGCAAACGCGCACGCTGCTGGCGCGCGCCGATCGCATCTACGAGCAGTCGCTGGGCGAACGCCGGCAGATCCTGTCGCACATGGTGAGCGGGTACCAGGCCACCCTGGAAACCCAGGACAGCCACCAGATCCGCAAGGCCCATGTGCATCTCAGCGAGCTGCTGGACCAGTTCGAACAGGAGAGCGTGCTTTGA
- a CDS encoding MFS transporter — translation MSYSTSAALDPGAKAGGASEMDATYRKIAWRLIPFLVFLFVLAWIDRVNVGFAKLQMLQDLQFSEAVYGLGAGIFFIGYFLFEVPSNLLLEKIGARKTLARITILWGLASMAMAYVTSPTSFYILRFLLGIFEAGFFPGVVLYLTYWFPAQRRARVNGLFMTSFAIAGAVGGPIAGLIMSSMEGVGHLANWQWLFIIEGIPSLLAGFAVLAWLPEKPANAKWLSEAEKNAVSAVLAAENTAPGKHVSFKDACSNYRVWICAAVYFCVVSGNATIAFWAPSIIKEIGVKGNLQIGLISAIPFIAGTLAMIWNGIHSDKTGERRMHSAIATLIACIGLIATGLSLGNAAVALCSLTLAAIGILAAFPVFWSIPAAFLAGTAAAGGIALINSIGNLAGFVAPYMIGALKTSTGSLSSGLYFVAALEFLASFLVVVFVKKQ, via the coding sequence ATGTCTTATTCCACATCCGCCGCGCTCGATCCGGGCGCCAAGGCAGGCGGCGCATCCGAGATGGATGCCACCTATCGCAAGATCGCCTGGCGGCTGATCCCCTTCCTGGTGTTCTTGTTCGTGCTGGCCTGGATCGACCGCGTCAACGTCGGCTTCGCCAAGCTGCAGATGCTGCAGGACCTGCAGTTCTCCGAAGCGGTCTACGGCCTGGGCGCCGGCATCTTCTTCATCGGCTACTTCCTGTTCGAAGTGCCCAGCAACCTGCTGCTGGAAAAGATCGGCGCGCGCAAGACGCTGGCCCGCATCACCATCCTGTGGGGCCTGGCCTCGATGGCCATGGCCTACGTCACCTCGCCGACCAGCTTCTACATCCTGCGCTTCCTGCTGGGGATCTTCGAGGCGGGCTTCTTCCCCGGCGTGGTGCTGTACCTGACCTACTGGTTCCCCGCCCAGCGCCGCGCCCGCGTCAACGGCCTGTTCATGACCTCGTTCGCCATCGCCGGCGCCGTCGGCGGCCCGATCGCCGGGCTCATCATGAGCAGCATGGAAGGCGTCGGCCACCTGGCCAACTGGCAGTGGCTGTTCATCATCGAAGGCATCCCGTCGCTGCTGGCAGGCTTCGCCGTGCTGGCCTGGCTGCCGGAAAAACCGGCCAACGCCAAGTGGCTCTCGGAGGCGGAAAAGAACGCCGTCTCCGCCGTGCTGGCCGCAGAGAACACCGCCCCGGGCAAGCATGTCTCGTTCAAGGACGCCTGTTCCAACTACCGCGTGTGGATCTGCGCCGCGGTGTACTTCTGCGTGGTCAGCGGCAACGCCACCATCGCCTTCTGGGCGCCGTCGATCATCAAGGAGATCGGCGTCAAGGGCAACCTGCAGATCGGCCTGATCTCGGCCATCCCCTTCATCGCCGGCACGCTGGCCATGATCTGGAACGGCATCCACTCCGACAAGACCGGCGAGCGCCGCATGCACAGCGCCATCGCCACCCTGATCGCCTGTATCGGCCTGATCGCCACCGGCCTGTCGCTGGGCAACGCCGCCGTCGCGCTGTGCTCGCTGACGCTGGCCGCCATCGGCATCCTGGCCGCGTTCCCGGTGTTCTGGTCGATCCCCGCCGCCTTCCTGGCCGGCACTGCGGCCGCCGGCGGCATCGCGCTGATCAACTCGATCGGCAACCTGGCCGGTTTCGTGGCGCCGTACATGATCGGCGCGTTGAAGACCAGCACCGGCTCGCTCTCCTCCGGCCTGTACTTCGTGGCCGCGCTCGAATTCCTCGCCAGCTTCCTGGTGGTGGTGTTCGTCAAGAAGCAGTAA